A single Salmo trutta chromosome 14, fSalTru1.1, whole genome shotgun sequence DNA region contains:
- the LOC115207078 gene encoding urocortin-3-like gives MRGMHLSLCLALLLPWCNQCQITDSASAKLGKEDTGDLLAVKLVNRSGILGPLLPPEFHPTPRQTRAPRPASQVSKRAQQGSRFTLSLDVPTSILSVLIDLAKNHDMRAKAAANAELMARIGKRK, from the coding sequence ATGCGAGGCATGCATCTAAGTCTGTGTCTGGCTCTGCTGCTGCCATGGTGCAACCAGTGCCAGATAACGGACTCTGCCAGTGCCAAGCTGGGAAAAGAAGACACAGGAGACCTGTTGGCTGTCAAACTCGTAAACCGCAGTGGCATCCTGGGCCCTCTGCTCCCCCCAGAGTTCCATCCAACACCCCGGCAGACCAGAGCCCCACGTCCGGCCTCCCAGGTCTCCAAGAGAGCCCAGCAAGGGTCTCGCTTCACCCTGTCCCTGGATGTTCCCACCAGCATCCTCAGTGTCCTCATAGATCTTGCCAAGAACCACGACATGAGAGCCAAGGCTGCTGCCAATGCAGAGCTGATGGCACGCATTGGAAAAAGGAAATAA